A window of Bacteroidota bacterium genomic DNA:
CATTGGTACTCGGCGCCGGTCAACCAAGAAGCCGAAAGCATAGCCGAACGCAACGCTGAGTTTGTACCTGCCACCCAAAGTTGATATGGACTCCGCACTCCGAACTCCACCCACTGCGCTTGGCGATCATTTTGATTGGCGCCAACTCTTTCGTGATTTCTACGATCTCTCCAAACCTGGGATTGGATTCTATTCTTTGCTCACGACGGCTGCATCATTCTGGCTGGCTTCGCGAGATTTTAATACAATCCTCTTTATTCATACACTCATCGGTACAGGTCTGGTGACTTGTGGCGGGGGAGCACTGAACCAAGTTCTCGAAGTGGATGCGGACAGCCGTATGCGGCGGACTGAAAATCGCCCGCTGCCATCCGGTCGGATCTCGCTTCTGAGTGGACTCACTTTTGGGATTGCCACGTCGCTTATCGGGGCCATCTACCTCCTCGCATTTGCTGGTGCCTTGCCGGGTCTGCTCGCAATTATTTGCCTGGCCGGCTACCTCTTCGTTTATACCCCGCTAAAGAAAAAGACGCATCTCTCGACGCTGATTGGCGCTGTGCCGGGCGCCGTGCCAATTCTCATAGGCTGGGCAGCGGCTCGCGGTGAAATTGGATTAGCTGGCTGGGTGCTATTTGCGATTCTCTTTCTCTGGCAAATTCCACATTTTCTCGCAATTGCCTGGATGTACCGCAAGGATTATGCCCGAGCCGGATTCCCCATGCTCACGGTGATCGATCCCGAAGGGACACGGGCCGCATTTCAAGCAGTTAGTTACTCACTGGTACTGATTCCCGTCAGTTTGCTGCCATCATTGCTTCGACTGACCGGCCCGGTTTACTTCGTTGGTGCACTCCTCGCTGGCATTCTATTCGCACTCCAGGCTCTTCGGACGGCGAAATCACGGACCAATGCGTCCGCGAAGCAGCTCTTACTGGCTTCGATCGTGTATTTGCCGGTTGTTCTGGCGCTGATCGTGCTCGACAAAGTGTGATCCGTGCCGGCGTATTGCAGGGGACATGGTCATGTCAGACACACTCTTCGAAGAGTCAGGATTCGTGGCGCGGATTAATGGCGGCAGACCACTGGTCGATAACAGCCGGTTTGTTTTTTTCATCGGGCTAGCACTCGACTTGATGCTCTTTTCCGGGCTGATTGGCGCGTTCTATGTTCTGCGAGAAGGCGCAGCCAGTTGGCCGCCGCCGGATCTCGTTATACTCGATCTCCGAGTAGCTGAATCGGGTTCGAGTTGTCTATTGATTGCGAGTTTGCTGCTCGTACTTACCGTACGGGCGCAAAATAGAAATTCCCTGGGACTAATGCGAGCGAGCCTCGCAGCTGCGTTGCTTTTTTTACTTGCGACTCTGGCTATCGGTGTCGTGCAGTGGCGCTTCTATCTCGCATCAGGCGTTCCGATGCGAAGCGCATTCGGCATACTATTCTTGATCGTGACTGCGGTCTATTACGTTCACATTGCCGCATCCGCATCATATATTGCAGTCAAATATCGGGGGATGCTTCGCTGGAAACAGTATACGCGTTCCGGGGTCAGCTTGATGCACCTGGCGTCGTTCGTGGTCGCTATGTTTGTCGTCTGGCTTGGTCTGGTTGCAGTTGTATACTTCTAAGAAGTTAGGCCGTTTCCAGCGATTCCTCCAGAAGCTGACGGCGGTAGAGATCGTAATAGTGTCCTCCGAACTCAAGCAATTCGGCATGTGTACCGCGCTCGACGATGCGGCCGTGCTCGATCACAACAATGAGATCCGCCTCCTTCGCCGTTGAGGTTCGATGGCTGATCAATACCGTAGTGCGGGGAATGGGCTCGGCCCGAAGATTAGAAAGAATCCGCTCTTCTGTGGCAGTATCAACTGCCGACATTGCATCATCCAGAATGAGGATGCGTGGGTTGCGCGCGATGGCGCGAGCAATCGCCGTGCGCTGCTTTTGACCACCGGATAGAGTAATGCCACGTTCGCCGAGCATCGTCTGGAATTGCTCGGGAAACTCCATGATATTGTCATAGATATCCGCTGCCTTGGCTGCATCCTGCGCGCGTGCATGGACTGGGTGGGCATCTCCCGCGATGCCAAATCCGATGTTCTCCTCAATGGTCTCGGAAAAGAGGAATGGCTCCTGGGTAACGAATCCGATCGATCCGCGAAGCACTTCGAGTGGGATTGTTCTGAGTTCGTGGCCATCGACTGTGATCGAGCCGGTTGTGGGATCATACAGCCTCGCAAGCAGATCGACCAGGGTGGTCTTCCCGCTGCCAGTTCTGCCAATGATCGCCAGTGTGCTACCCTGCTCGATCCGCAATGACACATCTTCGAGTACGGCTGGCAATTCGGGGCGGTAGCGGAAACCAACGTTCCTAAACTCGATCGCGCCTGAGAGCGACGTAATCCGCATGTCGGTTCGATCGGAGTTCTTAATATCGGGTTCGGTCTCGAATAATTTGATGAGTCGCGCCATGCTGGCCGCCGCACGTTGCACCATGTTGGTGACCCAACCGAGTGCGATAAACGGCCAGGTCAACATTCCAAGATAAATTACGAATTGAGACAGCACTCCAATCGAGAGGGTGTGGTGCATGATCATGCGGCCACCCAAGAGGAGCAGTATCACGGTCGAAAGGCCCATGAAGGCGAAAATGATCGGCTGCATGAGGCCCTGAGTACGCACCAATCGCATATTCTTGTCATAGTACCCGGTTGCCAGCGCATTGAATACGCCTTCTTCATATCGCTCACGGACGTAGGCGCGCACAACGCGCATTCCGCTAATGCTCTCGGTCGTTCGTGCTGTCAGATCCGCAAAATGAGCCTGGACGGCGTCGAACAAGGGATGAACTTTGCGGCCAATAAAATAGACCGCGACAGACATCAATGGCAACGGCAGAACTGTCAGCAAGGCGAGTGTCGGCGAAAGGGCCAGCATATAGCCAAAGATCGCGATGAACGTTGCAAGCGTGTCGGCGGAATACATGATGCTCGGACCGACAAAGAAGCGGACAGCCTCGACATCGTTCGTTGAATAGGCCATGAGTTCACCCTGCGGAGTGTTCTGAAAAAACCGCATCGAAAGCCGTTCGACATGTGCAAGCAAGTCATTGCGGATGTCGTACTCGATGTGCCGGCTCGCAACAATGATATTCTGCCGGACTAAATAGTAGAAAAATCCGCTGATAAATGCGAACCCGACGATATATAACGCCTGCACCAACAGCGTTGAGGCTGTTGCCTTGCCGCTCGTCAGATCATTGATCGCAGTGCCAAAAAAGTGTGGCCACGCGACTTGGGCCGCGCTCGAGATTGCTACCAGAACGAAGCCCTTTAGGTACATCGCTCGGTATCGACTGAAATAGGGAATTAGACGCAAAAGCGATTTCATCGGGACTCAGAACACCAGATCATAGTGGAATATACTCCGCCACCGCCACCATCAGACAAAATTTCCGATTAGGACAATTAATGTTCGCGTTTTTTGGTTTACTATGTTTATGGCTTCAATCCAGAAGCACTTTCAATAGACAAGCTTGCCTCTCCGGCCATTGAATGCCGCAGTGATGAGGGCACGCGTTAAAAAGAGAATATGCCTGAAGACAACCAGACGGTAAATCCAACGGAAACCGCTACCGAGCATCGTGATCCCATGCTCCAGACTTCGTTGACATCATCCACCTCAGACGCCAATACCGGAAATCCGCCGGCTCCGATGGACCTTGCGGGACGACCGGTGGGCACCGAACTTCGCGACGATCCCTCGACTGAACCGATCCCTTCGAAATCTCCGGCTCCCGCCGCGACTGCCAGTAGCTACCGCGATATCATTGCAGAGCGTCTCGCGCGGCAAGGCCGGCCGAGTTCAGCCACGCGTCCAAGTGAGGGCCGAAGCCCAATGGCGCACTCTTCCGATGTGGAGCGGACAAGAGTACCAGAGATTCCACTGTCCGAGGCTGAGACACTCGCCAAAGTCCCAGAAGGAAATATACCGGAAGAAATTGAAGCTGCGACGCGCGCGCAGGAAATCAAACCCGAGACTTCGTCCCAGCAAGATGCACTTTCATCCAGCCGCGAGCGGGCCCGTCTTCGCCAATTAGAGCGAGCGGAACTCCGGCGGGCCGGTGCTCAGCGTCCTGCGCGCCCAATTGTCGAGGAGGAGCATGCCATCGGCGAAAGCGAAATGCCCGAGCAATTGGAGGAGACTTCGGTGCCGGAACCGATGCCAAAACTTGTTCGCGCCGAACGGCGCGAACCGATCGAACAGCCACGAGAAGCGCGGGAGGAAACTCGTGAGCCTCGGGAGGGCCGTTCGCGACAAGATCGTGGACCGCGTCCTGAGCGGGCTGCACGAGAGGACCGTGGGCCTCGCGAAGAGCGCTCCCCGAGAGAAGAACGCACGCCTCGTGAAGAGCGGGCCCCAAGAGAAGAACGCGTTCCAAGAGAAGAGCGTACTCGGGAGCCTCGTGGGCGTGAGGAACGACCGCAGCGTACGATTGAACCACGAGGCATCGAACCCCGGACCCGTGAGGAGCGCCCCGAACGGCAGCGCCGCGAGGAGCCAGTTCGTCAACAGCGTTCAATCGAACCGAAACCGGCGATCGCAGAGCTTGCGGGTGGTGAGCCGAAGCAGACCGAACGGACCTTCGAGTCGGCTCGTGCACTCGCCAACAAGACCGGAATTTCGGTCGTCATTCCGCTCTACAACGAACAGGATTCTTTGCGTGAGCTCACTGCGGCACTCAAACAGCAGTTGCTGCGCCTTGCCGGAGCCCGCTATGAGATTCTCTACATTAATGATGGATCCACAGATCGCTCGGGTGAAATTTTAGAAGATATTCTGGCGACCAGTTCGCGGGTTACGGTTCTTTCCTTCCGCCGAAATCTTGGGAAGTCCGCCGCCCTGGCCGCAGGATTTGCTGAAGCGCAGTATGGGATCGTCATTACAATGGACGCAGACCTTCAGGATGATCCGCGCGAATTTGTCAATTTGATCGCAAAGCTTGCCGAAGGCTACGATCTCATCAGCGGATGGAAGAAGAAGCGGCACGATCCGATGACCAAGACCGGACCGAGCAAATTCTTCAATA
This region includes:
- the cyoE gene encoding heme o synthase, with protein sequence MDSALRTPPTALGDHFDWRQLFRDFYDLSKPGIGFYSLLTTAASFWLASRDFNTILFIHTLIGTGLVTCGGGALNQVLEVDADSRMRRTENRPLPSGRISLLSGLTFGIATSLIGAIYLLAFAGALPGLLAIICLAGYLFVYTPLKKKTHLSTLIGAVPGAVPILIGWAAARGEIGLAGWVLFAILFLWQIPHFLAIAWMYRKDYARAGFPMLTVIDPEGTRAAFQAVSYSLVLIPVSLLPSLLRLTGPVYFVGALLAGILFALQALRTAKSRTNASAKQLLLASIVYLPVVLALIVLDKV
- a CDS encoding ABC transporter ATP-binding protein produces the protein MKSLLRLIPYFSRYRAMYLKGFVLVAISSAAQVAWPHFFGTAINDLTSGKATASTLLVQALYIVGFAFISGFFYYLVRQNIIVASRHIEYDIRNDLLAHVERLSMRFFQNTPQGELMAYSTNDVEAVRFFVGPSIMYSADTLATFIAIFGYMLALSPTLALLTVLPLPLMSVAVYFIGRKVHPLFDAVQAHFADLTARTTESISGMRVVRAYVRERYEEGVFNALATGYYDKNMRLVRTQGLMQPIIFAFMGLSTVILLLLGGRMIMHHTLSIGVLSQFVIYLGMLTWPFIALGWVTNMVQRAAASMARLIKLFETEPDIKNSDRTDMRITSLSGAIEFRNVGFRYRPELPAVLEDVSLRIEQGSTLAIIGRTGSGKTTLVDLLARLYDPTTGSITVDGHELRTIPLEVLRGSIGFVTQEPFLFSETIEENIGFGIAGDAHPVHARAQDAAKAADIYDNIMEFPEQFQTMLGERGITLSGGQKQRTAIARAIARNPRILILDDAMSAVDTATEERILSNLRAEPIPRTTVLISHRTSTAKEADLIVVIEHGRIVERGTHAELLEFGGHYYDLYRRQLLEESLETA
- a CDS encoding glycosyltransferase; translated protein: MPEDNQTVNPTETATEHRDPMLQTSLTSSTSDANTGNPPAPMDLAGRPVGTELRDDPSTEPIPSKSPAPAATASSYRDIIAERLARQGRPSSATRPSEGRSPMAHSSDVERTRVPEIPLSEAETLAKVPEGNIPEEIEAATRAQEIKPETSSQQDALSSSRERARLRQLERAELRRAGAQRPARPIVEEEHAIGESEMPEQLEETSVPEPMPKLVRAERREPIEQPREAREETREPREGRSRQDRGPRPERAAREDRGPREERSPREERTPREERAPREERVPREERTREPRGREERPQRTIEPRGIEPRTREERPERQRREEPVRQQRSIEPKPAIAELAGGEPKQTERTFESARALANKTGISVVIPLYNEQDSLRELTAALKQQLLRLAGARYEILYINDGSTDRSGEILEDILATSSRVTVLSFRRNLGKSAALAAGFAEAQYGIVITMDADLQDDPREFVNLIAKLAEGYDLISGWKKKRHDPMTKTGPSKFFNTITSLFSGIKLHDFNCGLKAYRKEVTDSLSVYGEMHRYLPALAYWQGFRVTEIPVVHHPRKFGKSKFGSSRFFKGFLDLITIVFTNRYGRRPLHLFGTVGTLLGFAGLVIDAWVTYDKFVGGIPLSNRPALLLGVLLILVGVQLVSLGLLGEMIVKNSFVRGGGSGYQKQKGRPSAEAQERRASRVARMGRIPGRSPRSGGNRERSREGSRDRQV